In Zhongshania sp. R06B22, the DNA window CCACAACTACAAACGCCACTACAATAAGCGTTGTTTGTGTGCTTTCCTGACGCGTCGGCCAGACTACTTTTCTGATTTCCGTACGCGCACCCTTTAGCAACTCAAAAAACGCCGCACCTTTTTCGGTACGATATGCGATATAAGCTGCCACAACCGCCAACACCAATAGGGCGATGACGCGATAAAGCAAGGACTCGCCAGAAAAATACGTATTGCCGCCAACACCGACCACTACCAGTAAAGCAACAATGCCCCACTTCAAGCCGTCGAGGCGACTAGCGTCTTCCGCCTTAGCACTCATTGTTCAGTCATATCCTTTTTTGCTAAGCGCAAAACACCACTACGCATTACGCGAAGCGGTGTTAACGTAAATGGCAGGCCAGGAGGGACTCGAACCCCCAACAGTCGGTTTTGGAGACCGATGCTCTACCAATTGAACTACTGGCCTACAAGTGCCGAGACACGCCCGGCCTTACACCCTATAAAACTGGGCCTATTCTACGATTTTAGCAACAACGCCGGCGCCAACAGTACGGCCACCTTCACGAATTGCGAAACGCAAACCTTCTTCCATCGCGATGGGCGCAATCAAGGTCACGTCCATTTTAACGTTGTCGCCAGGCATAACCATCTCAGTGCCTTCAGGCAGCTCACAAGCGCCCGTAACATCCGTGGTACGGAAGTAGAACTGTGGACGGTAGCCTTTAAAGAACGGCGTGTGACGACCACCCT includes these proteins:
- the secE gene encoding preprotein translocase subunit SecE, whose translation is MSAKAEDASRLDGLKWGIVALLVVVGVGGNTYFSGESLLYRVIALLVLAVVAAYIAYRTEKGAAFFELLKGARTEIRKVVWPTRQESTQTTLIVVAFVVVAALILWGLDTLLGWLASMVIG